The nucleotide sequence CGCGCGACCCGCCGCCGGGGCGAGGACGAGCGCCAGCATGGCGAAGACCACGGCGGCCGTGGCCGCGATGCTCGCGCCACCGTGCACCAGGTCGGCCACCGTGGCGGCCTCGAACGGCGGCAGCGGACAGCCGGTGGAGCAGGTCACCGCTCCGGAGAGCACGGTGCCGGCGGCGCCGGCCACGAGCAGCGCGGCCGCCGTGCGCAGCGCCGGGGGCAGGGCCGCGGCGAGCAGCAGCAGCGCCGCCGCCAGGGCGAAGACCCCGATCCGGTACGCCCCGGCGTAGCCGCTGTCGGTGACGCCGGCCTCGCTGACGTACCCGGTCAGGCCCGGACCGGGACCGGCGACCACGGCGACCGTCACGGCGACCACCCCGGCCACCGTGCAGCCGGCGGCGGCGGACGCGGCGGCGGCCCGGAGGACGCCGGGGTCAGCCACGCCCGTGCGGCGTGGTCCAGCCGGACAGATCCGGACCGAGCGGCACGATCCGGGTCGGATTGATCATCTCGTGGGTGGCGTAGTAGTGCCGCTTGATGTGGTCGAAGTCGACCGTCTCGCCGAAGCCCGGCGTCTGGAACAGGTCCCGGGCGTACGCCCAGAGCACCGGCATCTCGGTGAGCTTCTGCCGGTTGCACTTGAAGTGCCCGTGGTACGCCACGTCGAAGCGGACCAGCGTGGTGAACAGCCGCACGTCGGCCTCGGTGATCTGCTCGCCCATGAGGTAGCGCCGCTCGGACAGCCGCTCGGACAGCACGTCCAGCCGGGTGAACAGCGCCCGGTACGCCTCGTCGTACGCCTCCTGGGAGGTGGCGAAGCCGCACCGGTAGACGCCGTTGTTGACGTCCCGGTGGATCTCCGCCATGAGCGCGTCCATCTCGGGGCGCAGCTCGATCGGGTAGAGATCCGGCGCGCCCGGCTTGTGGAACCGCCGCCACTCGGTGGAGAAGTCGAGGGTGAGCTGCGGGTAGTCGTTGGTGACCACCCGGCCGGTGACCGTGTCGATCAGCGCCGGCACGGTGACCCGGCCGGTGTAGTCCGGGTCGGTCGACAGGTAGGCGTCGCTGAGGTAACCGATGCCGAGAACGGGGTCGAAGCCGTCCTGGTCGAGGCTGAACCGCCAGCCCCGCTCGTCCCGGATCGGGTCGACCGTGCCCAGCGAGATCACCTCGTCCAGCCCGAGCAGGCCGCGCACGATCCGCGCCCGGTGCGCCCACGGGCAGGCCCGGCACCAGATGAGCCGGTAGCGGCCCGCCTCCAGCGGCCAGCGGCCCTGGTCGTCGGGCCCGCCGCCCTCCGGCGAGGTGGAGTGCGGGGTGACCCGACCGGTGAACCGGTTGGGCTGGCGGACGAACGCGCCGCCGCCGGCGGTCTCTGCGCTGAACTGGGCCCGGGCCATGCGGCCAACCTATCCGTTCCGGGCGCGGATATCCTGGCGCCGGGTGCCCCCGTGACCCGGCGGGCGACCCCTCACCACCCCCGTCCACCCCCCGAAGGACTGAGCGCCGATGACCGTCGCATACCTCGTGGCCGGTGTCCGCACCCCGATCGGCCGGTACGCCGGCGCCCTCGCCGGGGTACGCCCCGACGACCTGGCCGCGCACGTGATCCGCGAGCTGGTCGCCCGCCACCCCTCGGTGGACTGGACCCGCACCGACGACGTGATCCTGGGCTGCGCCAACCAGGCCGGCGAGGACAACCGCAACGTGGCCCGGATGGCCGCGCTGCTCGGCGGCCTGCCCGAGGAGGTGCCCGGCAGCACGGTCAACCGGCTCTGCGGCTCCGGCCTGGACGCCCTCGCCACCGCCGCCCGCGCCGTCGTGGCCGGGGAGGCCGACCTGCTGATCGCCGGCGGGGTGGAGAGCATGAGCCGGGCGCCCTTCGTGATGCCGAAGGCGGCCACCCCGTTCGCCCGCACCGCCGAGGTCTACGACACCACCATCGGCTGGCGGCTGGTGAACCCGCTCATGAAGAAGGGGTGGGGCATCGACTCGATGCCGGAGACGGCGGAGAACGTCGCCGCCGACTTCGGCGTCGACCGGGCCGCGCAAGACGAGTTCGCGTACCGCTCCCAGCAGCGCGCCGCCAAGGCGCAGGCCGACGGCCGGCTGGCGGAGGAGATCGTGCCGGTGACCGTGCCGGCCGGCAAGCGGGAGACGAAGCTCGTCGAGGTCGACGAGCACCCCCGGGAGACGTCGCTGGAGAAGCTCGCGGCGCTGCCCACCCCGTTCCGCGAGGGCGGCACGGTGACCGCCGGCAACTCCTCCGGCGTCAACGACGGCGCGGTGGCCCTGCTGGTCGCCTCCGCGGCGGCCGTCGAGCGCTACGGCCTCACCCCGCTGGCCCGGGTCACCGGGGCGGCGGCGGCCGGCGTGCCGCCGCGGATCATGGGCATCGGGCCGGTCCCGGCCACCCGCAAGCTGCTCGACCGGCAGGGCCTGGGCCTCGCCGACGTCGACGTGATCGAGCTGAACGAGGCGTTCGCCGCCCAGTCGGTGGCGGTGCTGCGCGAGCTGGGGCTGCCCGAGGACGCCGAGCACGTCAACCCGAACGGCGGGGCCATCGCGCTGGGCCACCCGCTCGGCGCCAGCGGCGCC is from Micromonospora terminaliae and encodes:
- a CDS encoding DUF998 domain-containing protein, translating into MAGVVAVTVAVVAGPGPGLTGYVSEAGVTDSGYAGAYRIGVFALAAALLLLAAALPPALRTAAALLVAGAAGTVLSGAVTCSTGCPLPPFEAATVADLVHGGASIAATAAVVFAMLALVLAPAAGRALRRVAAVGAALALPLSGVIGLAMLLAGRGALVGVLERLLLAVAAGWGLATAAVLGLAHRRS
- the pcaF gene encoding 3-oxoadipyl-CoA thiolase; the protein is MTVAYLVAGVRTPIGRYAGALAGVRPDDLAAHVIRELVARHPSVDWTRTDDVILGCANQAGEDNRNVARMAALLGGLPEEVPGSTVNRLCGSGLDALATAARAVVAGEADLLIAGGVESMSRAPFVMPKAATPFARTAEVYDTTIGWRLVNPLMKKGWGIDSMPETAENVAADFGVDRAAQDEFAYRSQQRAAKAQADGRLAEEIVPVTVPAGKRETKLVEVDEHPRETSLEKLAALPTPFREGGTVTAGNSSGVNDGAVALLVASAAAVERYGLTPLARVTGAAAAGVPPRIMGIGPVPATRKLLDRQGLGLADVDVIELNEAFAAQSVAVLRELGLPEDAEHVNPNGGAIALGHPLGASGARLALTAALELRRRGGRRALATMCIGVGQGISLLLESAA